One window of Mus caroli chromosome 11, CAROLI_EIJ_v1.1, whole genome shotgun sequence genomic DNA carries:
- the Myh1 gene encoding myosin-1 isoform X1 yields the protein MSSDAEMAVFGEAAPYLRKSEKERIEAQNKPFDAKSSVFVVDVKESFVKATVQSREGGKVTAKTEGGTTVTVKDDQVYPMNPPKYDKIEDMAMMTHLHEPAVLYNLKERYAAWMIYTYSGLFCVTVNPYKWLPVYNAEVVAAYRGKKRQEAPPHIFSISDNAYQFMLTDRENQSILITGESGAGKTVNTKRVIQYFATIAVTGEKKKEEAPSGKMQGTLEDQIISANPLLEAFGNAKTVRNDNSSRFGKFIRIHFGTTGKLASADIETYLLEKSRVTFQLKAERSYHIFYQIMSNKKPDLIEMLLITTNPYDYAFVSQGEITVPSIDDQEELMATDSAIDILGFTSDERVSIYKLTGAVMHYGNMKFKQKQREEQAEPDGTEVADKAAYLQNLNSADLLKALCYPRVKVGNEYVTKGQTVQQVYNSVGALAKAVYEKMFLWMVTRINQQLDTKQPRQYFIGVLDIAGFEIFDFNSLEQLCINFTNEKLQQFFNHHMFVLEQEEYKKEGIEWEFIDFGMDLAACIELIEKPMGIFSILEEECMFPKATDTSFKNKLYEQHLGKSNNFQKPKPAKGKVEAHFSLVHYAGTVDYNIAGWLDKNKDPLNETVVGLYQKSSMKTLAYLFSGAAAAAEAESGGGGGKKGAKKKGSSFQTVSALFRENLNKLMTNLRSTHPHFVRCIIPNETKTPGAMEHELVLHQLRCNGVLEGIRICRKGFPSRILYADFKQRYKVLNASAIPEGQFIDSKKASEKLLGSIDIDHTQYKFGHTKVFFKAGLLGLLEEMRDDKLAQLITRTQAMCRGYLARVEYQKMVERRESIFCIQYNVRAFMNVKHWPWMKLYFKIKPLLKSAETEKEMANMKEEFEKAKENLAKAEAKRKELEEKMVALMQEKNDLQLQVQSEADSLADAEERCDQLIKTKIQLEAKIKEVTERAEDEEEINAELTAKKRKLEDECSELKKDIDDLELTLAKVEKEKHATENKVKNLTEEMAGLDETIAKLTKEKKALQEAHQQTLDDLQAEEDKVNTLTKAKIKLEQQVDDLEGSLEQEKKIRMDLERAKRKLEGDLKLAQESTMDVENDKQQLDEKLKKKEFEMSNLQSKIEDEQALGMQLQKKIKELQARIEELEEEIEAERASRAKAEKQRSDLSRELEEISERLEEAGGATSAQIEMNKKREAEFQKMRRDLEEATLQHEATAATLRKKHADSVAELGEQIDNLQRVKQKLEKEKSEMKMEIDDLASNMEVISKSKGNLEKMCRTLEDQVSELKTKEEEQQRLINELTAQRGRLQTESGEYSRQLDEKDSLVSQLSRGKQAFTQQIEELKRQLEEEIKAKSALAHALQSSRHDCDLLREQYEEEQEAKAELQRAMSKANSEVAQWRTKYETDAIQRTEELEEAKKKLAQRLQDAEEHVEAVNAKCASLEKTKQRLQNEVEDLMIDVERTNAACAALDKKQRNFDKILAEWKQKYEETHAELEASQKESRSLSTELFKIKNAYEESLDHLETLKRENKNLQQEISDLTEQIAEGGKRIHELEKIKKQIEQEKSELQAALEEAEASLEHEEGKILRIQLELNQVKSEIDRKIAEKDEEIDQLKRNHIRVVESMQSTLDAEIRSRNDAIRLKKKMEGDLNEMEIQLNHSNRMAAEALRNYRNTQGILKDTQLHLDDALRGQEDLKEQLAMVERRANLLQAEIEELRATLEQTERSRKIAEQELLDASERVQLLHTQNTSLINTKKKLETDISQIQGEMEDIVQEARNAEEKAKKAITDAAMMAEELKKEQDTSAHLERMKKNLEQTVKDLQHRLDEAEQLALKGGKKQIQKLEARVRELEGEVENEQKRNVEAIKGLRKHERRVKELTYQTEEDRKNVLRLQDLVDKLQSKVKAYKRQAEEAEEQSNVNLAKFRKIQHELEEAEERADIAESQVNKLRVKSREVHTKIISEE from the exons ATGAGTTCCGACGCCGAGATGGCCGTTTTCGGGGAGGCTGCTCCTTACCTCCGGAAGTCTGAAAAGGAGCGAATCGAGGCTCAGAACAAGCCTTTTGATGCCAAGTCATCGGTGTTTGTGGTGGATGTTAAGGAGTCTTTCGTAAAAGCAACGGTGCAGAGCAGGGAAGGGGGGAAGGTGACAGCCAAGACCGAAGGTGGAACT ACTGTAACAGTAAAAGATGATCAAGTCTACCCCATGAACCCTCCCAAGTACGACAAGATCGAGGACATGGCCATGATGACCCACCTGCACGAGCCCGCTGTGCTGTACAACCTCAAAGAGCGTTACGCAGCCTGGATGATCTAC ACCTACTCGGGCCTGTTCTGCGTCACTGTCAACCCCTACAAGTGGCTGCCAGTGTATAACGCAGAGGTGGTGGCAGCCTACAGAGGCAAAAAGCGCCAGGAGGCCCCGCCCCACATCTTCTCCATTTCTGACAACGCCTACCAGTTCATGCTGACAG ATCGGGAGAACCAGTCTATTTTGATCAC CGGAGAATCCGGGGCTGGGAAGACTGTGAACACGAAGCGTGTCATCCAGTACTTTGCAACAATTGCAGTCactggggagaaaaagaaggaggaagcacCTTCTGGAAAAATGCAG GGGACCCTGGAGGATCAAATCATCAGCGCCAACCCCCTGCTGGAGGCCTTTGGGAATGCCAAGACCGTGAGGAACGACAACTCTTCTCGCTTT GGTAAATTCATCAGGATCCACTTTGGTACCACAGGGAAACTGGCTTCTGCTGATATTGAAACAT ATCTTCTGGAGAAGTCTAGAGTCACTTTCCAGCTGAAAGCTGAGAGAAGCTACCACATTTTTTACCAGATTATGTCTAACAAGAAGCCGGATCTAATTG AAATGCTCCTGATCACCACCAACCCATATGACTACGCCTTTGTCAGTCAGGGGGAGATCACGGTGCCCAGCATTGATGACCAAGAAGAGTTGATGGCCACAGAT AGTGCCATTGATATTCTGGGCTTCACTTCTGATGAAAGAGTCTCCATCTATAAGCTCACAGGGGCTGTGATGCATTATGGGAACATGAAGTTCAAGCAGAAGCAACGAGaggagcaggctgagccagaTGGCACTGAAG TTGCTGACAAGGCTGCCTATCTCCAAAATCTGAACTCTGCTGACCTGCTCAAAGCCCTGTGCTACCCCAGGGTCAAGGTCGGCAATGAGTATGTCACCAAAGGCCAGACTGTGCAGCAG GTGTACAACTCCGTGGGTGCCCTGGCCAAGGCTGTCTATGAGAAGATGTTCCTGTGGATGGTCACCCGCATCAACCAGCAGCTGGACACTAAGCAGCCCCGGCAGTACTTCATTGGGGTCTTGGACATTGCTGGCTTTGAGATCTTTGAT TTCAACAGCCTGGAGCAGCTGTGCATCAACTTCACCAACGAGAAACTGCAACAGTTCTTCAACCACCACATGTTCgtgctggagcaggaggagtACAAGAAGGAGGGCATCGAGTGGGAGTTCATTGACTTCGGGATGGACCTGGCGGCCTGCATCGAGCTCATCGAGAAG CCGATGGGCATCTTCTCCATCCTGGAAGAGGAGTGCATGTTCCCCAAGGCGACAGACACCTCCTTCAAGAACAAGCTGTATGAGCAGCATCTTGGAAAGTCCAACAACTTCCAGAAGCCCAAACCCGCCAAAGGCAAGGTTGAGGCTCACTTCTCCCTGGTGCACTATGCGGGCACTGTGGACTACAACATCGCTGGCTGGCTGGACAAGAACAAGGACCCCCTGAATGAGACCGTGGTGGGGCTGTACCAGAAGTCTTCAATGAAAACTCTGGCTTACCTCTTCTCTggggcagcagcagctgcagaagCAG AGTCTGGTGGCGGTGGTGGAAAGAAAGGGGCCAAGAAGAAGGGTTCTTCCTTCCAGACCGTGTCAGCCCTCTTCAGG GAGAATCTGAATAAGCTAATGACCAATCTGAGGAGCACTCACCCCCACTTTGTACGGTGCATCATCCCCAATGAAACCAAGACTCCTG GTGCCATGGAGCATGAACTGGTCCTGCACCAGCTGAGGTGTAACGGGGTGCTGGAGGGCATCCGCATCTGCAGGAAGGGCTTCCCCAGCAGGATCCTCTATGCAGACTTCAAGCAGAG ATACAAGGTTTTAAATGCAAGTGCCATCCCTGAGGGACAGTTCATCGATAGCAAGAAGGCTTCTGAGAAGCTCCTGGGCTCCATTGACATTGACCACACTCAGTATAAGTTTGGTCACACCAAG GTCTTTTTCAAAGCTGGTCTTCTGGGGCTCCTAGAGGAGATGAGAGATGACAAGTTGGCTCAGCTTATTACCCGGACCCAGGCTATGTGCAGAGGGTACTTGGCGAGAGTGGAGTACCAGAAGatggtggagaggag AGAGTCCATCTTCTGCATCCAGTACAACGTCCGCGCCTTCATGAATGTGAAACACTGGCCCTGGATGAAGCTGTATTTCAAGATCAAACCTCTCTTGAAGAGTgcggagacagagaaggagatggCCAACATGAAGGAAGAATTTGAAAAAGCTAAAGAAAACCTTGCAAAGGCGGAGGCCAAAAGAAAAGAGCTGGAAGAAAAGATGGTAGCTCTGATGCAAGAGAAAAATGACCTGCAGCTCCAAGTTCAGTCT GAAGCAGACAGCTTGGCCGATGCAGAGGAACGATGCGACCAGCTGATCAAAACCAAAATCCAGCTGGAGGCCAAAATCAAAGAGGTGACCGAGAGAgctgaggatgaggaggagatCAACGCAGAGCTCACGGCCaagaagaggaagctggaggaCGAGTGCTCAGAGCTGAAGAAGGACATCGATGACCTTGAGCTGACACTGGCCAAGGTTGAGAAGGAGAAGCACGCCACGGAGAACAAG GTGAAAAACCTGACAGAGGAGATGGCAGGCCTGGATGAAACCATCGCCAAGCTGACCAAGGAGAAGAAGGCCCTCCAGGAGGCCCACCAGCAGACCCTGGATGACCTGCAGGCAGAGGAGGACAAAGTCAACACCCTGACCAAAGCCAAAATCAAGCTGGAACAGCAAGTGGATGAT CTTGAAGGCTCTctggaacaagaaaagaaaatccgaATGGATCTTGAAAGAGCCAAGAGGAAACTGGAGGGAGACCTGAAACTGGCCCAAGAGTCCACAATGGACGTAGAAAACGATAAACAGCAGCTTGATGAGAAACTCAAAAA GAAAGAGTTTGAAATGAGCAATCTGCAGAGCAAGATTGAGGATGAGCAGGCCCTCGGCATGCAGTTGCAGAAGAAGATCAAGGAGTTGCAG GCCCGCattgaggagctggaggaggaaatCGAGGCAGAGCGGGCCTCCAGGGCCAAAGCAGAGAAGCAGCGCTCTGATCTCTCCCGGGAACTGGAGGAGATCAGCgagaggctggaagaagctggcGGAGCCACTTCAGCCCAGATCGAGATGAACAAGAAGAGAGAGGCTGAGTTCCAGAAAATGCGCAGGGACCTGGAGGAGGCCACGCTGCAGCATGAAGCCACAGCAGCCACTCTGAGGAAGAAGCACGCAGACAGTGTGGCTGAGCTCGGGGAGCAGATCGACAACCTGCAGCGGGTGAAGCAGaagctggagaaggagaagagcgAGATGAAGATGGAGATCGATGACCTCGCTAGTAACATGGAGGTCATCTCCAAATCCAAG GGAAACCTTGAGAAGATGTGCCGCACACTGGAGGACCAAGTGAGCGAGCTGAAGACcaaggaggaggaacagcagcGGCTGATCAATGAGCTGACTGCGCAGAGGGGACGTCTGCAGACTGAGTCAG gtgaATACTCACGCCAGCTAGATGAAAAGGATTCATTAGTTTCCCAGCTCTCCAGGGGCAAACAGGCATTCACTCAACAGATTGAGGAGCTGAAGAGGCAGCTTGAAGAGGAGATAAAG GCCAAGAGTGCCTTAGCTCATGCTCTTCAGTCCTCCCGCCATGACTGTGACCTGCTGCGGGAACAGTATGAAGAAGAACAGGAAGCCAAGGCTGAGCTACAGAGGGCCATGTCCAAAGCCAACAGTGAAGTGGCCCAGTGGAGGACGAAATATGAGACAGATGCCATCCAGCGCacggaggagctggaggaagccAA GAAGAAGCTGGCTCAGCGTCTGCAGGATGCTGAGGAGCATGTAGAAGCTGTGAACGCCAAGTGTGCTTCCCTGGAGAAGACGAAGCAGCGGCTGCAGAACGAGGTGGAGGACCTCATGATTGATGTGGAGAGGACCAATGCCGCCTGCGCTGCCCtggacaagaagcagagaaactTTGACAAG ATACTGGCAGAATGGAAACAGAAGTATGAGGAAACCCATGCTGAACTTGAAGCCTCCCAGAAGGAGTCCCGCTCTCTCAGCACAGAGCTGTTCAAGATTAAGAATGCTTATGAGGAATCTTTAGACCATCTTGAAACCTTGAAAAGGGAGAATAAGAATTTGCAAC AGGAGATTTCTGACCTCACTGAACAGATTGCAGAAGGAGGGAAACGCATCCATGAactggagaaaataaagaagcaaattgAGCAGGAAAAATCTGAGCTCCAGGCTGCTTtagaggaagcagag GCATCTCTGGAGCACGAGGAGGGAAAGATTCTGCGCATCCAGCTGGAGCTGAACCAGGTCAAGTCTGAGATCGACAGGAAGATTGCTGAGAAGGATGAGGAGATCGACCAGCTGAAGAGAAACCACATTAGAGTCGTGGAGTCCATGCAGAGCACGCTGGATGCTGAGATCAGGAGCAGGAACGACGCCATCAGGCTcaagaagaagatggagggagaccTGAACGAGATGGAAATCCAGCTGAACCACTCCAACCGCATGGCTGCCGAGGCCCTGAGAAACTACAGGAACACACAAGGCATCCTCAAG GACACCCAGTTGCACCTGGACGATGCTCTCCGGGGCCAGGAGGACCTGAAGGAGCAGCTGGCCATGGTTGAGCGCAGAGCCAACCTGCTGCAGGCTGAGATCGAGGAGCTGCGGGCCACGCTGGAGCAGACTGAGAGGAGCAGGAAGATTGCAGAGCAGGAGCTGCTGGACGCCAGTGAGCGCGTGCAGCTCCTCCACACCCAG AACACCAGCCTCATCAACACCAAGAAGAAGCTGGAGACAGACATTTCCCAAATccagggagagatggaggacaTCGTCCAGGAAGCCCGCAATGCAGAAGAGAAGGCCAAGAAAGCCATCACTGAT GCCGCCATGATGGCAGAGGAGCTGAAGAAGGAGCAGGACACCAGCGCCCACCTGGAGCGGATGAAGAAGAACCTGGAACAGACGGTGAAGGACCTGCAGCACCGTCTGGATGAGGCTGAGCAGCTGGCGCTGAAGGGTGGCAAGAAGCAGATCCAGAAACTGGAGGCCAGG GTCCGTGAACTTGAAGGAGAAGTGGAAAATGAACAGAAGCGCAACGTGGAAGCTATCAAGGGTCTGCGCAAACATGAGAGAAGAGTGAAAGAACTCACTTACCAA ACTGAGGAAGACCGCAAGAACGTTCTCAGGCTCCAGGACCTTGTGGACAAACTGCAATCAAAGGTCAAGGCCTACAAGAGACAAGCTGAGGAAGCG